A window of the Nibribacter ruber genome harbors these coding sequences:
- a CDS encoding NtaA/DmoA family FMN-dependent monooxygenase (This protein belongs to a clade of FMN-dependent monooxygenases, within a broader family of flavin-dependent oxidoreductases, the luciferase-like monooxygenase (LMM) family, some of whose members use coenzyme F420 rather than FMN.) — MDSSEEKTHNIPASGKQMLIGLHLGNGYGSQPGAWRMPGVDPKNYISFDARVKQAQAAERGKFQFIFLPDGPGAMLTDIETESPSFNLDVMLTLAAVARETERIGLVATGSTTFNEPYNLARQFKALDVMSHGRAGWNAVTSSGNDVAANYGRVIPSNEERYGRAHEVIQLIQALWGSWGKDAWVHDQETGQFAKKDQIVPVNLKGKYVGSRGPLYIPPSEQGQPIIFHAGGSPNAHELAGRFANAVIGAAFTIEDARAQRNAFRAAAKRYGRDPDEIKYIPGLMTTIAKDRRTALDRRIQLTGDLFPERVGYLQQMLGIPLDPTRLDEPLSKAQLAVARPSPYDPRSSHALKIAQEGWSLRDILAHGVIDYHPVIVGPGIEAADHMQAWFEAGAADGFWISPDVNTDGIDAFVDEVVPILQERGLFHQDYESKTLRGHLGAPEQYGIDPRV, encoded by the coding sequence ATGGACTCTTCAGAAGAAAAGACACATAACATTCCTGCTTCTGGTAAGCAGATGCTTATCGGCCTCCATCTCGGGAACGGATACGGCTCCCAGCCGGGGGCTTGGCGCATGCCGGGGGTAGACCCAAAGAACTACATCAGTTTCGACGCCCGGGTAAAACAGGCGCAGGCAGCCGAGCGGGGCAAGTTCCAGTTCATATTCCTTCCTGACGGCCCCGGCGCCATGCTGACGGACATAGAGACCGAGTCGCCTAGCTTCAATCTGGATGTGATGCTCACCCTGGCCGCCGTGGCGCGAGAAACCGAACGCATCGGTTTGGTCGCCACGGGGTCCACCACCTTCAACGAGCCTTACAACCTGGCCAGGCAGTTCAAAGCACTGGACGTTATGAGCCACGGGCGGGCAGGCTGGAACGCGGTCACCTCCAGCGGTAACGATGTGGCCGCGAACTATGGAAGGGTTATTCCCTCTAACGAAGAGCGCTATGGCCGCGCACATGAGGTCATTCAACTCATTCAGGCGCTTTGGGGCAGTTGGGGAAAAGACGCTTGGGTGCACGACCAAGAAACTGGCCAGTTCGCCAAGAAGGACCAGATTGTCCCGGTTAACTTGAAAGGCAAATATGTCGGCTCTAGGGGACCGCTCTATATTCCTCCATCCGAGCAGGGCCAGCCCATCATCTTTCACGCTGGTGGCAGTCCCAACGCGCATGAGCTGGCCGGCCGTTTTGCAAATGCGGTGATTGGGGCGGCCTTCACCATTGAGGACGCCCGCGCCCAGCGCAACGCCTTCAGGGCGGCCGCCAAACGCTACGGGCGCGACCCCGATGAGATTAAATACATCCCGGGCCTGATGACCACCATTGCCAAGGACAGGCGCACGGCGCTGGATCGGCGTATTCAATTGACGGGGGATTTATTCCCGGAAAGAGTGGGCTACCTGCAACAGATGCTGGGCATCCCGCTTGATCCCACCCGACTGGACGAGCCGCTCTCCAAAGCCCAGTTGGCCGTTGCCCGCCCATCTCCTTACGACCCACGCTCGTCCCATGCCCTGAAGATTGCGCAAGAAGGCTGGAGCCTGCGCGATATACTAGCCCACGGCGTGATAGACTACCATCCCGTGATCGTAGGGCCGGGTATAGAGGCCGCCGACCACATGCAGGCCTGGTTTGAGGCAGGCGCGGCTGATGGGTTCTGGATCTCGCCCGACGTTAATACAGACGGGATTGACGCCTTTGTGGACGAGGTAGTGCCGATCCTACAGGAGCGTGGGCTCTTCCACCAGGACTATGAAAGCAAGACCTTACGGGGGCACCTCGGTGCGCCGGAACAGTATGGAATTGACCCGCGTGTTTAA
- a CDS encoding winged helix-turn-helix transcriptional regulator: protein MGYLSCLDTVKPVRDAIDVINGKWKLPIIISVMTGNERFTDIQESIPGITPKVLAKELKDLEQHQLIKRVVIEDYPVKILYKPEPYADTLTPIIDALKGWGLNHRKRIFSKT from the coding sequence ATGGGGTACCTGTCCTGCCTAGACACGGTGAAGCCGGTGCGGGACGCGATAGACGTGATAAACGGGAAGTGGAAGCTGCCCATCATCATTTCTGTGATGACCGGCAACGAGCGGTTCACCGACATCCAGGAGAGTATTCCCGGCATCACGCCTAAGGTATTGGCGAAGGAACTAAAGGACTTGGAACAGCACCAGCTGATTAAGAGAGTAGTGATAGAGGATTACCCTGTCAAGATTCTTTACAAGCCCGAACCCTACGCCGATACCTTGACACCGATCATCGACGCTTTGAAGGGTTGGGGGCTGAACCACCGTAAGAGGATATTCAGCAAGACATAA
- a CDS encoding ester cyclase, which produces MNVENNKELVRGFYEAIDREDYDAASEFLHDDFVFYFQVDSPIPGADGFVASEKKNFDAFGDFSFRILDILAEGDRVAAYMIFEGKHTKMPAFGIEPKGNFVRFSLCMWLTIKEGKIIEKRAHFDQSDIKSQVERYN; this is translated from the coding sequence ATGAATGTTGAAAATAATAAAGAGCTAGTCCGTGGGTTCTACGAAGCCATTGACCGCGAGGATTATGATGCCGCGTCTGAGTTTCTGCATGATGACTTTGTGTTTTACTTTCAGGTGGACAGCCCTATACCGGGTGCCGATGGCTTTGTAGCCTCAGAGAAGAAGAACTTTGATGCGTTTGGAGACTTTTCCTTCCGCATTCTGGACATCCTGGCCGAGGGTGATAGAGTGGCCGCCTACATGATTTTTGAAGGGAAGCACACAAAAATGCCAGCGTTCGGCATTGAGCCCAAAGGGAATTTTGTCCGCTTCTCTCTGTGTATGTGGTTAACCATCAAAGAGGGAAAGATTATTGAAAAGCGGGCTCACTTTGACCAATCAGACATCAAATCTCAAGTGGAAAGGTACAACTGA
- a CDS encoding MBL fold metallo-hydrolase, with protein MSPNIQFIRNATAVLNYAGKRILIDPFFAEKGRYPGFPGSANSHLSNPLVEMPVKPESLIDVDAVLVSHLHPDHWDEVAVQVLPKDIKVMAQNEDDANVIKSQGFTNVEALGESANIEGLNLKKTHCQHGTDVAYSIPALAEALGKASGFYFNAEGEKSIYFLGDTIWIDEVEDNLKNWRPDVVVVNAGFASFEDEGLGAIIMGKEDILKISKLLPNATIIAMHMEAVNHSILSRKELREFVAENGIQDRVIIPEDGELITL; from the coding sequence ATGTCACCTAATATCCAGTTTATCAGAAATGCCACTGCCGTTTTAAACTATGCAGGCAAGAGAATACTAATAGACCCTTTCTTTGCCGAGAAAGGAAGATACCCAGGTTTCCCAGGGAGTGCCAACTCGCACCTGAGCAACCCACTGGTAGAAATGCCAGTTAAGCCGGAGAGCCTGATTGATGTAGATGCCGTGCTGGTATCACATTTGCACCCTGATCATTGGGACGAAGTGGCCGTGCAAGTCCTTCCTAAGGATATCAAAGTGATGGCGCAGAACGAGGACGATGCCAACGTTATAAAGTCACAGGGTTTCACCAACGTAGAGGCACTGGGCGAGAGCGCAAACATTGAAGGTCTCAACCTTAAGAAAACACACTGCCAGCACGGAACAGATGTAGCTTATTCTATCCCAGCATTAGCGGAGGCATTAGGGAAAGCCTCGGGTTTCTACTTCAACGCAGAAGGTGAAAAGTCCATCTACTTCCTGGGTGACACCATCTGGATTGACGAGGTGGAGGATAACCTGAAGAACTGGCGGCCAGATGTGGTGGTAGTGAACGCAGGGTTCGCAAGCTTTGAGGACGAGGGCTTGGGCGCCATCATCATGGGGAAAGAAGACATCCTGAAAATCAGCAAGCTTTTACCTAATGCTACTATCATTGCCATGCATATGGAAGCAGTGAACCACAGCATCCTGAGCAGAAAGGAACTAAGAGAATTTGTAGCGGAGAACGGAATTCAGGATAGGGTCATCATTCCTGAAGACGGTGAATTGATTACACTCTAA
- a CDS encoding AraC family transcriptional regulator → MKTIKFNKTECGVDFLINVINGNEVAEEYLLPSVHNADYFEILFFRKGSGQLFLDNQRIQIEDNTILFVSPFQKKKWSLDLSRLDFTILIFQEDFLNEFFTDKLFTYRLLYFYQHEYPLVLNSTEKQAQSISNILAEVKAELVQPNLDSAHIIRSLIYYLLQRLNRDYAVQNNLPFQVDTSNHAYTFKKLMESHIKEAQRINDYAEMMGISRITLNAAVKKQFNITATELLRQRLLTEIKNELIYSDKSIGEIAYALGYSEPNHLMRFFKSQTGMTTSEFIADYQNIISS, encoded by the coding sequence TTGAAAACCATTAAGTTCAATAAAACAGAATGCGGCGTTGACTTTCTGATCAACGTCATCAATGGTAATGAAGTGGCAGAAGAATACTTATTACCCTCTGTCCATAATGCGGACTATTTTGAAATCTTGTTTTTTAGAAAAGGGAGTGGGCAGCTTTTCTTAGATAATCAGCGCATTCAAATTGAAGACAATACCATCCTGTTTGTTTCCCCATTCCAAAAGAAAAAGTGGAGCCTGGATCTTTCACGATTGGATTTTACTATTCTTATCTTCCAGGAAGACTTCTTGAATGAATTCTTCACAGATAAGTTATTCACCTACCGCCTGCTTTATTTCTACCAGCACGAATATCCACTTGTCCTCAACTCTACAGAGAAACAGGCCCAAAGTATCAGCAACATCCTTGCAGAGGTAAAAGCAGAGCTAGTTCAGCCAAATTTAGATAGTGCCCATATTATTCGCTCCCTGATCTACTATTTACTGCAGCGCCTTAACCGGGATTACGCGGTTCAAAATAACCTGCCGTTCCAAGTTGATACTTCCAATCACGCCTACACTTTCAAGAAGTTGATGGAGTCACATATCAAGGAAGCCCAACGCATAAATGATTACGCCGAAATGATGGGTATAAGTCGCATCACGCTGAACGCGGCGGTAAAAAAGCAGTTCAACATCACTGCTACAGAGCTATTGAGGCAGCGGTTACTTACAGAAATAAAGAATGAATTGATTTATTCGGACAAAAGCATCGGTGAAATCGCTTATGCACTAGGTTACTCAGAGCCAAACCATTTAATGCGGTTCTTTAAAAGTCAAACTGGCATGACTACTTCCGAGTTTATAGCTGACTACCAAAATATCATCTCGTCTTAG
- a CDS encoding polysaccharide lyase, with translation MKFNTKYIVLPLLVGFISASCDKNELDEMAPNAEVSATSNLSSNLIFEETLEGSSPFSTAHAKEIGSWDYAFQVVSTPVWRGTKAARFEIRKDQPLVQDGKRSEVTIVKGSEGDITKNTWYSFAAYFPSKGYEYDTEREIINQWYQSGSPSTSLRTDKDRITFEVGNTPETRKLHDLGAIKKDAWTEFVLHFIHSYGSDGLVEIWINGAKVKTITGGNMYNDVLPKWKVGLYKSAFKYDKSIVSNRVLYLDNIRVGNSNATFADMTSGTASGSTSTGSTTTTGGTTTTTGGTTTTGGTTGSTTTTTTTDVQKVVSFTLVNASTNKDIMTIANGGVIDISKVGTYKFNIRANTSKSTAGVVKFNLSGADSKTRLDDVVPYALFGDDRNGDYNSWSAKTGSYTLSATTYTGTKDKVGTATAPAYSIKFTIQK, from the coding sequence ATGAAGTTTAACACCAAATATATCGTATTGCCATTGCTAGTAGGTTTCATCTCAGCCTCTTGTGATAAGAATGAATTAGATGAAATGGCCCCAAACGCAGAAGTTTCTGCCACATCCAACCTGTCAAGCAACCTTATTTTTGAGGAGACCTTGGAAGGATCTTCGCCCTTCTCTACTGCTCATGCCAAGGAGATAGGTTCTTGGGACTATGCTTTCCAGGTGGTGAGCACGCCGGTATGGAGAGGCACCAAGGCCGCCCGCTTTGAGATTAGAAAAGACCAGCCGTTGGTGCAGGACGGGAAAAGATCTGAGGTGACTATTGTAAAAGGCTCAGAAGGTGACATCACCAAAAACACCTGGTATTCTTTTGCCGCCTATTTCCCTTCCAAGGGCTATGAGTATGACACAGAGCGCGAGATCATCAACCAGTGGTACCAGAGCGGTAGCCCGTCTACCTCACTTAGAACTGACAAAGACAGAATCACTTTTGAGGTAGGAAACACTCCGGAGACAAGAAAGCTGCATGATTTAGGTGCCATCAAGAAAGACGCCTGGACTGAGTTTGTTTTGCACTTCATCCACTCTTACGGTTCTGACGGATTAGTGGAAATCTGGATCAACGGCGCAAAGGTGAAAACCATCACCGGTGGTAACATGTACAATGACGTATTGCCGAAATGGAAAGTAGGTCTTTATAAGTCTGCCTTCAAATATGACAAGTCTATTGTAAGCAACCGCGTTCTTTACCTGGATAACATTAGAGTAGGTAACAGCAACGCCACCTTCGCTGACATGACCTCTGGTACTGCTTCAGGATCTACTTCTACTGGCTCTACCACTACCACTGGCGGTACTACTACTACTACCGGAGGAACTACCACTACTGGCGGTACAACTGGTTCCACAACCACCACCACCACTACAGACGTTCAGAAAGTGGTAAGCTTCACGCTGGTAAATGCCTCCACAAATAAAGATATCATGACCATTGCTAATGGCGGCGTGATTGATATCAGCAAAGTGGGTACCTACAAGTTCAACATCAGAGCAAATACCAGCAAGTCTACTGCAGGTGTTGTGAAATTCAACTTGTCTGGGGCAGACAGCAAGACCAGATTGGATGACGTAGTGCCTTATGCTCTGTTTGGAGATGATAGAAATGGTGACTACAATTCATGGTCAGCCAAAACCGGAAGCTATACGCTAAGTGCTACCACTTACACAGGTACTAAGGACAAAGTTGGTACAGCCACTGCGCCTGCGTACTCCATCAAGTTCACTATTCAGAAGTAA
- a CDS encoding DUF6770 family protein, with amino-acid sequence MRKHLLALAAMLLVGAAGYAQQAQISGVRKAEFRGVEAIKDKGYYTFYVNEKAKNGMMEFILEIFDLDLNLIKKTPITITRSSKLIGGEFNGQDFLFAFSDFSKSQNTFVTVDQQGNLIKQEVRQNRKLATAGSTAIYPSMDGDGFFVTQSVKEKKWGYSIEKLDRNLLPIWEKTVTNDRGMIAIEAVEAGNGQLVAITAERPNAFSTKVLGKIVSFDGTAGEKKFEQPLFDGKVTGIPSAFLIDKSGNITTAGMYFDGDRWDAVNSDGIFFMKLSSTGEKLAYNTMDWDNGIQNTLKATSRKFSIGSKPKVLFHEIVEDAKGDYQIVAETFRKTVKAGTVLAMAAGGNSASIPWGFTVMDYIIFNYDKMGKPLDVNKIEKPYKSIYVDGSIASLGGVSLAYYLRKYKMFTFDFTTRLQGSDEQVIVYSNFEDATLGKGNPYVGVSSIKMGEASKTTKIPLTKKLSQYTSISPDDAKTGALQSKPGYVCMYHYDKKTQTINLVLEELKM; translated from the coding sequence ATGAGAAAACATTTACTTGCATTGGCAGCCATGCTGCTAGTGGGCGCGGCAGGCTATGCACAGCAGGCCCAGATTAGCGGCGTCCGAAAAGCCGAGTTCAGGGGCGTGGAAGCCATCAAAGACAAAGGCTACTACACGTTTTATGTGAACGAGAAGGCCAAAAACGGCATGATGGAGTTCATTTTGGAAATCTTTGACCTGGACCTGAACCTCATCAAGAAAACTCCCATCACCATTACCAGATCCTCAAAACTGATTGGCGGCGAATTCAACGGCCAGGACTTCCTGTTTGCCTTCTCTGATTTTTCTAAATCGCAGAACACGTTTGTGACCGTAGACCAGCAAGGCAACCTGATCAAGCAGGAGGTGCGCCAGAACCGAAAGTTGGCTACCGCCGGCAGCACCGCTATTTATCCCTCCATGGACGGTGACGGCTTCTTTGTGACCCAATCTGTAAAAGAAAAGAAATGGGGCTACAGCATTGAGAAGTTGGATCGCAATCTGCTGCCCATCTGGGAGAAGACAGTGACCAATGATCGTGGCATGATCGCTATTGAGGCGGTAGAAGCGGGCAACGGACAACTGGTGGCCATCACGGCTGAGCGCCCTAATGCTTTTTCAACCAAAGTGCTGGGCAAGATTGTGTCTTTTGACGGCACAGCGGGCGAAAAGAAGTTTGAGCAACCACTATTTGACGGCAAAGTAACCGGCATTCCCTCTGCGTTCCTGATTGACAAGAGCGGCAACATCACCACGGCGGGCATGTACTTTGACGGCGACAGATGGGACGCGGTGAACTCTGACGGTATCTTCTTCATGAAGCTGTCCAGCACCGGCGAGAAGCTAGCCTACAACACCATGGACTGGGACAACGGCATCCAGAATACGCTAAAAGCCACTTCGCGCAAGTTTAGCATAGGGTCTAAGCCTAAGGTTCTGTTTCATGAGATTGTAGAAGACGCCAAAGGCGATTACCAGATTGTAGCCGAGACGTTCAGGAAAACGGTGAAGGCTGGTACTGTTCTGGCCATGGCGGCCGGCGGCAACAGCGCCTCCATTCCCTGGGGATTTACCGTGATGGATTACATCATCTTTAACTATGACAAGATGGGTAAGCCCCTGGACGTGAATAAGATTGAGAAGCCGTATAAGTCTATTTACGTAGATGGCAGCATTGCTTCTTTGGGTGGTGTTTCTCTGGCCTACTATCTTAGAAAATACAAGATGTTTACCTTTGACTTCACCACCCGCTTGCAGGGTTCAGATGAGCAGGTGATTGTGTATAGCAATTTTGAAGATGCTACGTTGGGCAAAGGAAACCCGTACGTGGGCGTTTCTTCCATTAAGATGGGTGAGGCTTCCAAGACCACCAAGATACCATTGACCAAAAAGCTGTCGCAGTATACCTCTATCAGCCCCGACGATGCCAAAACCGGTGCCTTGCAATCTAAGCCCGGCTATGTGTGCATGTACCATTATGACAAAAAAACGCAAACCATTAACCTGGTACTGGAAGAACTGAAGATGTAA
- a CDS encoding toxin-antitoxin system YwqK family antitoxin, with the protein MNFFSSNAKLLLPCLLLFLSFKTLAQGREETFWPNGNPKVLGYYDDKHYKDREWKEWYENGQLKRSETFYRGRRNGTVTEYYENGQLRYQQKYKPSVDFNGSIVVDGPWVEYYANGQKMKEGLYLNGGREGQWQEWYEDGKPQKKEFILQKKRNGQYQEWHPNGQLRLAGTYVQDNKQGLWQEWHPNGQIAKEETYDLNGTVAGKSVSYYANGQKKAEGLYHLSTKTGEWQEWHENGQPRIKSFYSAYGLDGPYAEWHPNGTKSLESHYLQGKLHGTWQEWFENGQPKTIGFYKYGLRDENWQVYNPEGLKTKETVYQNGKKKSEKNL; encoded by the coding sequence ATGAACTTCTTTTCTTCTAACGCCAAGCTACTCCTGCCCTGCCTGTTGTTGTTTCTTTCCTTTAAAACCCTTGCTCAGGGAAGAGAGGAAACCTTCTGGCCCAACGGCAACCCCAAAGTTCTAGGTTACTATGATGACAAGCACTACAAAGACCGCGAGTGGAAGGAATGGTATGAGAACGGCCAGCTCAAGCGGTCAGAGACCTTTTACAGAGGCCGCCGAAACGGAACCGTCACCGAATACTATGAGAACGGCCAGTTACGGTACCAGCAGAAATACAAGCCCAGCGTAGACTTCAACGGGTCCATTGTAGTGGATGGTCCATGGGTGGAATACTACGCCAACGGCCAAAAAATGAAGGAAGGCCTTTACCTGAACGGCGGCCGCGAAGGCCAGTGGCAGGAATGGTATGAGGATGGCAAACCCCAGAAGAAAGAGTTCATCCTGCAAAAGAAACGCAACGGCCAGTACCAGGAGTGGCACCCCAACGGGCAGCTCAGACTTGCCGGCACCTATGTTCAGGACAATAAACAGGGCCTCTGGCAAGAGTGGCACCCCAACGGCCAGATCGCCAAAGAAGAAACCTATGACCTCAACGGCACCGTGGCCGGCAAGTCTGTGAGCTACTATGCCAACGGCCAGAAGAAAGCCGAGGGCCTCTACCACCTAAGCACCAAGACCGGAGAATGGCAAGAATGGCACGAGAACGGCCAGCCCAGAATCAAGTCTTTCTACAGCGCCTACGGGCTGGATGGTCCCTATGCCGAGTGGCACCCCAACGGCACCAAGAGCCTGGAAAGTCATTACCTACAGGGCAAGCTCCACGGCACCTGGCAAGAATGGTTTGAGAACGGCCAACCCAAGACCATCGGGTTTTACAAATACGGTCTGCGTGATGAGAACTGGCAGGTGTACAATCCAGAAGGCCTTAAAACCAAGGAGACGGTCTACCAGAACGGAAAGAAGAAAAGCGAAAAGAACCTCTAG
- a CDS encoding DUF1569 domain-containing protein: MKNIFEPAISQEIIQRIEQLTPESTPQWGTMTVAQMLAHCNVTYEMVYEDKHPRPNLFMRFLLKLLVKNYVVNEKPYKHNSHTAPQFIIKETKDFEAEKARLVQHVLQTQALGEAHFQGKESHSFGPLTSQEWNNMFFKHLDHHLRQFGV; this comes from the coding sequence ATGAAGAATATTTTTGAACCCGCCATTTCACAGGAAATCATCCAACGCATAGAACAGCTCACGCCAGAATCTACCCCGCAATGGGGTACCATGACCGTTGCGCAGATGCTGGCGCATTGCAACGTCACCTATGAGATGGTCTATGAAGACAAGCACCCTCGGCCCAACCTCTTCATGCGGTTTCTCTTGAAACTGCTGGTAAAAAACTATGTGGTCAATGAGAAGCCCTACAAACACAACAGCCACACCGCCCCGCAGTTTATCATCAAAGAAACCAAAGACTTTGAGGCAGAGAAAGCCAGGCTAGTTCAGCACGTCTTGCAAACGCAAGCCTTGGGCGAAGCGCATTTTCAGGGCAAAGAATCTCATTCGTTCGGGCCGCTCACCAGCCAGGAATGGAACAACATGTTTTTTAAACACCTGGACCACCACCTGCGCCAGTTTGGGGTGTAA
- a CDS encoding Crp/Fnr family transcriptional regulator, with amino-acid sequence MNQDTISLIQQKFPQFEPALLQEVIQAGVIKHLEPEDEALRTGQFLTSNVLVLDGLVKVYREDEEGDEFLMYYLESGSACALSMMCTARNEQSQVMAKAVTPSAVLMIPAHVSELWLAKYPSWHTFIIASYRARFDELLQTLDSIVFKGLDERLVFYLKRHQKVMGKEVRLSHQQISEELNTSREVISRLLKKLEQTGAVVLHRNFIEIINLNLF; translated from the coding sequence ATGAACCAAGACACCATCAGTCTCATTCAACAGAAGTTTCCGCAGTTTGAACCGGCTTTGCTGCAAGAAGTGATACAGGCGGGCGTCATCAAGCACCTGGAGCCCGAGGACGAGGCCCTGCGCACGGGTCAGTTTTTGACGTCTAATGTTTTGGTGCTAGATGGCCTGGTGAAAGTCTACCGCGAAGACGAGGAAGGCGACGAGTTCCTGATGTACTACCTGGAGAGCGGCAGCGCCTGCGCCCTGTCCATGATGTGCACCGCCCGCAACGAGCAGAGCCAGGTCATGGCCAAGGCCGTCACGCCCTCGGCGGTGCTTATGATTCCGGCGCACGTCTCTGAGTTGTGGCTGGCCAAATACCCCAGCTGGCATACGTTCATCATTGCCTCCTACCGTGCCCGTTTTGACGAACTGCTCCAGACCCTGGACAGCATCGTGTTCAAGGGCCTGGACGAGCGTCTGGTCTTCTACCTCAAACGCCATCAGAAGGTGATGGGCAAGGAAGTGCGCCTGTCGCACCAGCAGATCTCCGAGGAGCTCAACACCTCCCGCGAGGTCATCTCCCGGCTCCTCAAAAAACTGGAGCAGACGGGGGCCGTGGTGCTGCACCGCAACTTCATTGAAATAATTAATCTGAACCTATTCTAG
- a CDS encoding sulfite exporter TauE/SafE family protein, which yields MEILGYAAALLIGISLGLTGSGGSILTVPILVYLIGLTPVTATAYSLFVVGSTSLVGSFKMYRKKLVSFKTALVFGIPSLLTVLFTRAFVIPAIPDTLFTVGAFTVTKDIMLMVLFAVLMVAASYSMIHKKKSKSPKETAAEIRYLPVMGQGMLVGLISGLVGAGGGFLIIPALVLFTGLEMKLAVGTSLFIIAANSLFGFLGDVLHSHIDWVFLLAFSSLSIAGIFIGTALSTRIDGERLKKGFGWFILAMGVYIIAKELFF from the coding sequence ATGGAAATACTAGGATACGCGGCGGCATTGTTAATCGGGATTTCCCTGGGACTTACGGGAAGCGGCGGCTCCATTCTGACGGTTCCTATTCTGGTCTACCTCATCGGCTTGACGCCGGTCACGGCCACCGCCTATTCCCTGTTCGTGGTAGGGTCCACCAGCCTGGTGGGGAGTTTTAAGATGTACCGCAAGAAGCTGGTGAGCTTTAAAACCGCGCTGGTGTTTGGCATTCCCTCTCTGCTGACCGTGCTGTTCACGCGCGCCTTTGTCATCCCGGCCATTCCAGACACGCTCTTCACCGTGGGCGCGTTTACGGTCACCAAAGACATCATGCTCATGGTTCTTTTTGCCGTCTTAATGGTGGCCGCCTCCTATAGCATGATTCATAAAAAGAAATCCAAATCCCCTAAGGAGACCGCCGCAGAAATCCGCTACCTGCCGGTGATGGGGCAAGGCATGCTGGTGGGCCTCATCTCTGGTTTGGTGGGCGCCGGGGGCGGGTTCCTGATCATTCCGGCGCTGGTGCTGTTCACGGGCCTGGAGATGAAGCTGGCGGTGGGCACCTCGCTGTTCATCATCGCGGCCAACTCTCTGTTCGGTTTCCTGGGCGACGTTCTGCATTCCCATATTGACTGGGTCTTCCTGCTGGCCTTCTCCTCCCTTTCCATCGCCGGCATTTTCATAGGCACGGCCCTGTCCACCCGAATCGACGGCGAACGTCTCAAGAAAGGCTTCGGCTGGTTCATTCTAGCGATGGGCGTGTACATCATCGCCAAAGAGCTCTTCTTTTAA